One Aegilops tauschii subsp. strangulata cultivar AL8/78 chromosome 2, Aet v6.0, whole genome shotgun sequence genomic window, gtgtcacgagcggagaccttcacaggcgcggGCCCTTCtttatgggtagaacttccggaggtgctggatctTCCAAGCGTTTTGGATGGGGACCCCATCCTGCGTCTCCAAGCACGCGACACCAGGCCTAGAGACAGGCGatcttgaacgggccctcccacatggagagcacccgcctcaggacgagatcacccacctcgagcgtcctggagcggacgctgcgacaGTGATACCGTCGCAACGCCTGCTGATACCTCGCTGCTCGGAGCGAGGCTTGGcgacggcgttcctcccccagcacgaggtccatcccccgcgaggcgtcctggcgtgcctcgtcaaacgccaagacccgtgcggagcgatgcctgacctcgtgagggagaaccgcttcggctccgtagacgaggaataATGGAGTCTCGCCCGTCGGCTTGGTCGTGATGGTGTGGATGGACCACAGCATAGACtggagctcatcgagccagcccctaccgcaggcctcgagcttcttcttgaaggtcctcgccttgaggcctctcaggacctctgcgttggcgcgctcaacctggccattgctccgagggtgtgccaccgaagcatagcatatctgcgttccaaggtttgcacaatatgttttgaaaaggTTGCTGGTGAACCgcgagccattgtcggtgatgatgcggttaggaACCCCGaggcggctcacgaggcccttgatgaacttgacggccAAGCCGACCGGGATGGTGCGGatggcctccacctccgcccacttggtgaacttgtctatggcgacgtagaggtagtggtagcccccgggcgctcgaggtaacgggcccaggatgtccagcccccaaaccgcgaacggccatgagagcgggatggtctAGAGGCCCTGAGCGGGCTGGTGGATCTACTTGGCATGGAACCGACAGGCGTCACGGGATCTTACCAGCTCGGTGGCATCATTGAGcaccgtgggccagtagaacccgctgcggaacgccttgcccacgAGGGTGCGCGATGAGGAGTGATGCCAGCAGTCCTCATCGTGTATGTCGGCCAACAGCTCGCatccctgctccctggagatgcatcatAGAGAAACATTGTTTGGCCGCTTTCGGTAgagctcaccgtcctggatgcagtatgcaGTGGCCTGGCGGGCCACACGCTTTgcgtcttcctccttctccgACAAGGTGCCTTGGAGTAGGTACGCCTTGAACtcctcggtccagcacccctcctgaggctcgagcgcaaGGAGCAGGCAGTCTCCCGAGGTCTGGCCACAAGCTAGGGCGCCTGAGAGGGGTGCCGGGGGAAGCTCCTCTTGAAGCGATGTTGGTCCCACGGCGGGAGGAGCTGCCGACGGCTTGAaaagccgctcctcaaagacaccaGGCTCCTGAGGTAGACTCCGGgatgccctcttggcgatgtTGTTTGCCTCTTTGTTCATGCCACGCGGCACATGATGCAATTCCAAGCCCAATAATCGTTTCTCAATTTTGCGTACCTCCttgaggtatgcctccatgtgctcgtcctttggcttgcacgccttgttggagaagttgacaaCGAGCTGGGAGTCGCCACTTATGGTGAGGCGACTCACCCCCAAAGCCGCCGCAGCCTTGAGGCCGGCGATTAGGCCTTCGTATttcgcgatgttgttggagaccttctcgccatgctggaagcagagctgcacgacttagtagagcttgtcctgggtgggcgagttgagcacggctccagcccccTCGCCCTTACGCGCGAATgcaccgtcgaagtacatgacccaaccatTCGGTGCTTCATTTCCGGGCGCTAGGGAACGGTCCTTGCCCACTTCTCGGTCGGGGAAGTCAGTCCATTCCGCCACGAAATCGGCAAGGGCCGCACCCTTGAAGatcctggtggtgctgaactccagctggaacgcCTGTAGTTCAATGTTCCATTCGGCGACCCTTCCCGCGGCGTTAgggctccggagcaccctctccaaggggtaagctgagacaaccttgatggagtggccttggaagtagtgacaCAGCTTTCGGGAGGCGACGAGGAGTGCGAGCAAAAGCTTTTGCGGCATGGGATAGAGCGCCCGCGCATCGCGcagcaccgtgctgacgaagtacactgggtgtTCGACGAGGGTGGAGGCATCGACGGGGTCCTATACCTCCTGAGACTAGGGGACCTTAGGAGCTTGCTCATCTGTTGGGGCAGTCATGGCCTCGGGGGTGCCATCCTCAGGAGCCCCGCTGACCGGTGGGGCGGCCGAGGCCTCAGGAGCGCCGTCCTGAGGCCGTGGCGTCTCGACCGGGTGCGAGGTGCTGCTTCATGAGCCCTTGGCCAGACGCTTCTCCCGGACTGCCACCGACGCTGTGCTGGCAGAGTAAGGCGTGGCGGCCAGGTAAAGCACCAAAGGTTCAAGGGGGCGTGGTGCTACCATCATCGGTGGGCTGGTGAGGtacctcttgaggtcttggaaggccacgtcagcctccggagtccactcgaacgggcccttctttttcatcagcttgaagaaggggagggcgcgctctcCTAGCTTGGAGACGAAATGCCTGAGCGAGGTTACGCAACCcgccagcttctgcatctccttgagggtttgtcggattcggggttccgcagacccttgagaggttcgaactctcgGGTGCGTACGAAGAACTCTCTCTTCCCAGTCTGCCCACTGaacgatcccacggcctagctcgacgaacccaaaggaCAAGAGACACAGGGAttccaccttgcggtgtaataccctactccagctttgtggtggattgcctcgaggggctgaggatgaactagtacagtggtggaacagcctcgggaggtgaggtgttcttgggctcgatgagctagtgaggtggtcagggtggaatggatcccctccctatggtggtggctagtcctatttatagtggcgttggtcctcttcccaaaatgtaggcaggaaggtatcccacaatggccaaatttgaagggagacaactagtacaagctatcctgacaaaagtagtcttcgcctgcaaaaggctctggtggtgacgctgcagtgggctccgcgatgacctccatcctgccgtcttggcggtcttggtcttgttgcaccggaatggaaacctttgcttgattccttgggactccgcgcctgcggttgcctccttagcaccaaagaggaaactggcacACCGCGCTCGCTGGCGCCCGCccgaccttggtcgtcatggctcacgtcatgtgaacctcgcgaggtgcaccttgcatagatatctccgctcttcggaagccagcctagtgaggctgcccccagggaggtcttggtgtcgtccacctcgcgagggtcttgagttgttgcagCTGAAGCTGGGCCTTAccgggccgttgatggagccatgccacaggccgcaggcaggcaagtctgggcacccgcattcccaggacgccgacagtagcccccgggcccaaggcgcgctcgaacttggcttcgaggcgaagcaaaagggcaagtgtggagcgccgcgggccccaactgCCTGCGGCCTCAgtcgacgcatggcgattgatgggacgtgggcgcctccgcttctcCACACTGCCTCAGCAACCATTCGACTTGACGAGACTCTGCTGCATGGAGAGGAAACTCATCATTACGTGCGATCGTGGAGGCCATCGGTTGGCCTCCTCtttgctataaatgaggagaggggcggagcccccttcGCTCATCTCATTCTTCTCACCGCCTGCTCCTTCTTCTTTCTCCTTGCCTCGCCATGTTGCCGCGATACTCATGGCGCCGATTAGGAGGTTCTCCGCCATGGAGGAAGGAAAAAACCCTCGCAAGGAGCaggggccacttccgccgaagaagaggttcAGCCGTCCCCGCGACGCTGGCGTGAGGCTGGAGGTGACgcggccttggtacgagcggccttCACCTGGCTATCCGGTCCCTCTGTATGCCCAAGCGCAAGGGTCCGGAGAAGGCGGAAGCGCCCCGCACCGCGCAAGCCATGGCCGTGGCGGCCAGGCTGAGGTTGCACGAGCCGCCGGCCCACGAACCCACGCCGAGGGCTCCACATGCGAGTTCgtggtgtgggcggcgatgccaccGCGCACGTGGATCCAGCTCCCGCGGTTTTTTGCCGAGGAGATGCCGCCGAGAGGGCCGCTTGAGCTGTGGTTGCAGCATGCCGGGTGCTGCACTCCGGCCACGGGGGTGGAGGTCGAGGTCGTCcccccgggcaagatcttcatgacccgtggatggggcgaggtcgcccgcgCCTGCCGCGCGGAGGGAGTCCTTGTGATCCACTTTGAGTACGATGGCACCTCCGTGCTGTCCTTCAAGGTTTTTGACgaggagggccgccgcctggagtgctgccctagAGGCAGCGGCCCGCGTGGCGGGGTTGCGGGTGCCGGGCCCGCTACCGGGCCAGCCGCCAGCTCCTACAGTAGCAGCACGActcctgggagtccagcgactctccggagacgagcgacgacagctacgcgcaaccgagctctcgccgtgccctGAGCGCGGCAGCGGCATCTGCCCATCATCGTCGATGacctggatggggttggcgtcggcctctcgtggcccactattgatgatggcgtcggggGCAACGTCCGTAGTCAGGGCTCCTTGAGGtttttcttcttttgttccctgtgaggaatcgagacgaaccccgtgggggtgtgtaaagaacCCGTAATGCTTTTGCTCCAATGCTTATTATTCCAACTATAAGATTGTGGTTGTGCATCTTGCGTCGGCATTGTCTCCCCTTTTCATCCTCGCGGTAGCTTAGCACTCTACGCCGGctggtcccagtccccaggcaagctTCAGCCGTTgttggtatgccaggtcgcgatgccgtggtcaaggccaggaggtgagcagcccaaggtccggtaagagctcctgaggtgcgatgctcaagaggtcccctttggcgTGCAAGAAGCTCCCTGAAGGCAGAAAAGGAAGGTGGCATTGCCGGAGCAAGGTTGCGAGAGTCGAAAGTTCCAAACTGCGGCGTCACGCTAACATGAACATGTGACTTATCTTAACGAGCCCGAGGTGATTCCCTGCGCAGCGCCTGATTTGTGCTTCGGTGGCGGTGTTACTAGGTAAGGCTCACGCCGACTTCCCCCTTCCTTACTCGTCTAAATGATCTGCGTCCTCGGGTCCTGACCCTCGAGCGAGGCTCAAccaccgctggtatgccaggtcgcgatgccgtggtcaaggccagggggtgagggctggagagtcagtaggggctcctgaggcgcgatgctcgggagcccccctttaacgcgcaagcgaatcgcaTGAAAAGGGGGCAGCCGGCGGGGCCACCCGTAGCTGAGATCCGGAGATTCCTGCAGGTTAGTTCGAGAAGAGAATATAGCTCATAATCACTTTTGTTGTCCTGTCGCTGAtctttccgcaagaagatgaaggcactgaagatctggtgaggtgacgtgcgcggggcgggccgcgagccagagctcgatctctcaggtttgtcagcgttgcagggacggatCCGAGCACAAGCGCCATGCCAACATGTGTAGCTCCCGTTGCGGGGTGAGTAGGAGGCCGGTCAGCAATGCGGGAGGCCACGAAGGGCAACATGCAAGTAAGAGATAATCATAGATGTAACGCTAGTTCAgataaatgcaagaacgatacacgccgcagggacggacccatgcggcctggggatgatgcagcccgaggggcgcccccaatgGAGTAAATTAAAGATGCAAAGGATATATGTTgcagggacaggcccatgcgacctggggataatgcagcccgaggggcgcccccaactgaatgaacCAGAAAATGTCACCAGGCACCGTTGCTGGAGAGATGTTGGAGCAGCCGAAGACGCGTGTCGAagaagttgctcctcacgagccgcctgggtcctgaacctcggaggctctgggggctcgggaggctcatgaagaaccgtcgccatctccgccaggaccgcgtggtgcctggcctcctgagccgcccaAACGCTCCGCAGGCGACGCTGGAAGGTAACAGCCGCGTTTGgcaagccgaatggcatgcgaacatagctatGAGGTGGACCCTCACACCGGCCAGCGTGCGAGGGCCAGAAACGTTCCTGggacgcggccctgttgagccctggaatgttgacgcagacgcgcagctcaTTGTCCTCGCCGGGACAAGGAGCTGCGTTAGGTGGcaggcggcggtcgccgcgcatggctctcgtctcttgaagctcctcggtcgtcctggtgatgaactcctgagcaccggaCACCCCGTGTCTCGTGCCCTCATGAGGGAAGCGTGCGAtgaagcatgcctccatgtggtgcccgagcgcctccctcgtgatgttggctaagtcagaggccctccaaaagagagcccccgagcccagcccgaggagggcgctgggcgcgccttcctatgcgagattGGAGGCGCCCCATCCatgggcgcaggtcctgaggtggtgtGGTTGGAGACACCGCTCTCCTGAGGTTCTTGGCGgggcagctgcttcttcttggggacagcctCAGGGGGGTAGACGGCGCCTTCGTGGTCTGGGTCTTCGATTGCCGtagcctggtaggcgcgctcgagggagcacaccgcgtccttctcctcgcaagcgatcgtgatgatgtcgtggttccctggcatcttgaggacgttgtagccgtggtgggtcgccgccatgaacaTGGCCAGGGCCAGATatccaaggatggcgttgtacggatggtgtatgtgggcgacgtcgaagtcgatgagctcggtgcggtagttgtcgcgctggccgaaggtgacagggaggcgaatTTGCCCTATCggagtggtggagccgtcggtcactcctgagaagggcttggtgggctgcagctgatcatatggcacttggaggcggttgaacgtctcgatggaaagaacattgagccccgctccgccatcgatgagggtcttggtgacaaggacattgctaatgatgggcgagcagagcatcgggagggcgccggcagttgccgcgcacttgagctggttgGACGAGCTGAAGGttatggtgcacttggaccacctgagatgacgcgtggcctcgagcctggggagggccgcgttcacctcgcgagcaaactgcttgaagatgcgctgggaggctggggcctgagcgccgcccaagatgcaggtgaTGGCGCGCGGCTCCTGAAAGCCTCTAGCCCCCTcatcctggtggtggtcgtcgttccttcttggtggtggtggcagcggagggaggccggcattgccctgaggacggtcctcacgaggctggtctctccaaGCGCCCTCACGGGGCTGGccttgccagcggtcctcacgaggctggtcgcgccactcctggcgggggccgcggtcgtccgagcgtcctccacttcgacctcctccacggccgtagcctcgATCATTGCGCTCAGGGCGTCGACCAAGGCGTCCGTCACGTATGGCCCTGAcctcttgacagtcattggtgttgtggctgtgcacgttgtggaagacACAGAAAGgacggctgcccttggatgattCTGGGTGGTCGCAGCTGCGCTTCATGTCTAGCTCTGCCGCGAGCACGACATCCCCCTTGCGCTTCATGTCCTtgaccttggccttcttgtcttctggtcGGCCGCgaggagctcaaggagggagaggcgcccctcctcagctctcgcgcacttggttgccatgttgaacatctccagagccgtgcacaggtcctcgtggatggcgagctcctccttcatcttgacatcgcggacaccatcggagaacgccgagatgatggcctcgtctgagaccttggggatcttgaggtgaacgctgttgaagcgctggatgtacttctgcagggtctcccctggctgctacttgatgcgccgcaggtcacccgcggtaGGCGGGTGGTCGCGCGTCCCCAGGAAGTCGGCGACAAAACACTCAcacatctcgccccaggaggagatcgatcccgcaggcaggttcaggagccacgaacgcgcgccatccttgagggccatggggaactagttcggcatgaccttctcgtcgctgCTGGCCGCCatgatgctcagctcgtagagctgcaggaactccgcaggttcgggggtgccatcgtagcgtggaggcaggtcgggcttgaacttgcccagccagacgacgctgcgtagctcaggggtgaaggcacggcagcccgCGGTGGTCACTGGAGCCCGTCATGGAGGCGGAGCCTGGCCTTGGTACTCGCGCGCCACCACCACAagtggcgcgcggtcttgacgcgGTGGTGCAGGGAGCGCTGGAGCACCTTCTTGCGGCCGCTGAACCTCCTGGCAGCTTTCTTCTTCGTGTGCGGGCGCCCTGTGCGGTAGGTCGCACCGCGGGGCCGCGCGCCTCGGCCTGAGGACGACGTCTTGACGGGTAGGTGGTGGAGGCGATCCATGGGCTATGTCGCCCGCGGCGGGAGGCGGGCGAggtagcgagagggacggtgcaggagagcccccagcggcgctgacgagctcggcgatgcggtccagccagtcttcgtagaggtcgtcgacatGGCGGTAGCGTAGGAGCTCGCGCGCTATGAGCAGCGTGGCCTGCGCGTCCGCCGGCCCGCGTCGAGTGTGAGATGACGATCCTGCCgaagtcagcgacggggtggcggtgcgtccgtcccTCCGACGGAGGGGTGCAGAGACGAAGCTTGCTGCTCGtgccccgccgggccggtggcggcgttggcagcgggtgatggagaacgacggggaggcccgccgacgggcgccgtctgggcgacgcgagcGGCGAGAGCGACTCGacgctcagcacgggctcgacggGCAATAGCCATGGAAGCAATGGAGCGGTGGTGCGTCGACTGACGGAAAagaggcttcggcgcacccctacctggggcgccaaatgtcggattcggggttccgcagAACCTTGAGAGGTTCGCACTCTAGGGTGC contains:
- the LOC109768670 gene encoding uncharacterized protein, yielding MEAYLKEVRKIEKRLLGLELHHVPRGMNKEANNIAKRASRSLPQEPGVFEERLFKPSAAPPAVGPTSLQEELPPAPLSGALACGQTSGDCLLLALEPQEGCWTEEFKAYLLQGTLSEKEEDAKRVARQATAYCIQDGELYRKRPNNVSL